Genomic segment of Panicum virgatum strain AP13 chromosome 2K, P.virgatum_v5, whole genome shotgun sequence:
attcccaatcgaatcaatacaaaaatcgcattactttttatctctcaaaccctagtcttttccaaccctagattgctttcgtTCTTCGTCTCGACGGCATtagaagacgttctgagtggcctgccgacctcagagcaaccctacgctcacgagctccgacggggtccctcccgagctcgctgttctaggtcttcgcgagctccctgcttgcaccggtcagaccggtcggcgaaaccggttagactggtccgcccagggtttttgctgtgttgatcgttttgacgatcgttgcgcgttctagcgcattcgagtgtgttggcgcgattctgcaTCAACAGTGGGTTCTGAAATCCAAGTTCCGCCGTGTGACATGCCGCTGCACTTGGCCATGTTGTTAGATCAAAAGGATGGAGCAGATGTCACGTTCAATGTTGGAGGGGAGATCATTGTAGCGCACAAGATCATTCTTGCGGCGCGATCACCCGTGTTCCAGGCACTGTTTTATGGGCAAATGAGTGAGACGAGGATGGGTCATGTAACCATTGAAGACATGCAGCCAGTTATTTTCAAGGCCCTCCTGCGTTTCATCTATACTGGCTCGCTGCATGGCATGGGCGATGATCCTGATGGGGATGTTAACAGGGATATGCTCTGGCATTTACTTGCCGCTGCTGATAGATATGCCATTGATAGGCTAAAGTTGATATGTCAGAGCATCCTAAGCAAGAATCTTCACGTGGAGACCGTGGCAACTACATTAGCTTTAGCTGATCAGCATAACTGTGACAAGCTTAAGGAGATTTGCATTGAATTCATCACGACGGATAACATGAATGATGTGGTGGCAACCAAGGTTCACAATTTCGGcggaatttcggcgaaattccgGTAAAaattccgtttccgctagttaccgggaagagAAATTTCGCTACTTTTCGGTGAATTTCGTttcgaaattcaaaaattcaaaaaaatttgtaaaaaaaatatgaaaaaatatgataaaaaactaggtgctTTTTTGAGCGAGTAGCACTTGAAATCGTTCAAATATAAGTTGATTTGGTTGGTTAAAATCACTAAATGAGTTCGGACCCGTTAACGATGAGTGGACCCGTTAACCCGTTAACACGATAAACCTTATCTGCTCGTCAGCGTCACCCCTCACGGTCGCCCGAGCCTCTTTTTTCCCCTCCACGGTCTCCTCTCtggtcccctccgccgccgccggcgatttTGGCCTCCCcgcaccgaaatttcggcggaAAGGCGGCGAAATCCGGGCGGTGTGTAGCGGATTCCGTTCCCTGGATGCGCTGTCGGAAGGGATCCGTAATCCGGGCGGATTTCGGTGCGGTTTCGGCGGAAAACCGGTGAAACCGACCGGATTTCGCCTCGGCTCCGGGAACTAAGGTATGAGAAGGTTTTTTTTTATGTTGATGCTTGTTGATGTTAGACCTGGGCATCctccgggccgggtcgggttcgggtcgggccaaaaaaagcccggtgttttttctagcggcccgtgcccgacccgacccggtggccgggccgtaaaattgagcccgcacccgacccgacagccagtcgggtcgggtcgggttcgggtcgggtcgggccgggcctatgtaaaatgtcgggttccttcgggtttcgggtcaaaatttttagcccgtgcccggcccgtcagtcataccgggtcaaaaattttgacccgagcccgccgatcaaactcttcgggtcgggctattttcgggcgggttgggtcgggtccgtcgggtcgggcagcccatgcccaggtctagttGATGTCGATCTAAGTTAGTTGATTTGAGATTCTAGAGACCATGTGACATAGAAAGTATAGAAAAAATTAGTTAGTTGATATGTATGAATTTTTTCATGTTAGTCTCAATGTATGAATTGGTAGTTTTAATGAATTGTTAGTTTATGTGATATTCATGGGTTGTTAGTAGGTATTCATCAAAAAGAACATAAGTTGCTACTTCATGTGTTATTCATGAACTTACACCTTActatttttctgtaattgtAGGACAATGCCGGACATAGTGTGGGAGCATGGCCAAAAGATCAGGGGTGGTTTCAAATGCAAGTATTGCAGGGAGGAGAAGAGTGGGGGAGGAGCAACAAGGTTCAAAGAGCATTTGGCACATAGGGGGAAAGATGTGAAGGACTGCCCTTCGGTTCCAGCCGAAGTTAAGGCCTTCTTTAGTGAGCAGTTGGACAGGAACAAGGCTAGAGCTAAAGCAAGGGCCCGAGAAAAGCTGCTGAGGGACCAATCTGCAAGGGGGCCGCACATTGATCTAGAGAAAGAGGAAGGCCAGGGGCTCGACGAGGATGCAGAACTACAAGCGGCCTTACACCAGTCCCGCCAAGAGTATGAATTTATGCAGCAAGCTGGGCCACGATATGATAGGGGTGGCGGATCGGGATGTAGTAGTCGTCCTGATCGAGGGAGTGGTGGTGTAGGAGCAGGTGGTGGTGTTGGAGGCAGTGGTGGACCGCTGCCTTCGATGTTCAGAAGGAGCCAGTCACAAGTCCCCGAGAGGGTTAGGGACTACCATCTAGGGTTGAGCAGTGGTCCACGTCAGCAAAGGATTGATACCGGCCCATGGACTGTCAAGGGGAGGACATCAAGAGAGCTTCTAGGGAGGGCATGGGCGAAGGCGTGCCATGCTGTCGGTATTCCCGGCCGGAAAGTCGATGACCCATACTTTAAAGCTGCGATCGTGGAGACCCAGAAACAAGGTAACAATGTATATTTTGAGCTACATTACATATCCTTCATTGTGATCTTAATGCTTTCTCTTCTATGACCGTAGGTGTTGGAATCAAAATACCATCAGGGAGGGAGATagatggaaaatatttggatgAGAATGTGAAGGAGATAGGGAAAGAGATAGAGAAGTGGAAGAACGAGTGGGATGAATGTGGAGTCACGATCATGTGTGATTCGTGGACGGGGCCTATGCGTAACTCGGTCATTAATTTCTTGGTGTATAGCGGTGGCACCATGTATTTCTTGAAGTCCATCAATGCGTCCGACAAAATACAGGACCATCAATACTTGTTGAAGGTAAGTCCATGTATCGAAGCATTGTTCTCACCTTGGCATAAAATATAGGACCATACACATATCACATTGGCAATGTTGTGCAGGAGATACGAGCAGTGGTCATGAAAGTGGAGCCTCACAATGTGATTCAGCTTGTCACGGATAATGGTTCGAACTACAAAAAAGCCTGCAAAATTATCTGTCATGAGTTCCCTACcattgcatggcagccttgcctTGCCCATACCATCAACCTTATGCTGAAGGACATAGGGAAGTGGCCGGAGCATGATGCTTGTATTCGAAGCGCGCAACGAATTTGCAGCTGGCTCTACAACTCCAACAGTTTACACAGCATGATGAGGGAAGCCATCGGTGGagagttggtcaagtggaatgtaACAAGATTTGGgaccaactacatgttccttGAAAGCATGTATAGGAAGAAGGACCAGTTCATGACATGGTTAGTGTCACCTGAGTTCCGACGGTCCCGCCACTTCAAAAGTGAAACTGGAAGGTACATTTACGAATGCATCACAAGTCTTCAATGGTGGGCGAATATGGAGTATGTGATCAATGATGTTGAGCCTCTGTACATGTTTTTGAGATTTGCTGACACAGACAAGACACCTAATTTGAGTGAGGTGACAATGGAGTATCAAAACATGAGGCAAACATATGCCAGCAAGTTCAGCAGTGACTACCCCCGGTTTGAAAAGATCATGGCTGTGATAGATGCAAGGATGAACACAGTGATGTCATCAGCAATTCAAAATTGGATGAAGcttttaaggtccaatggaaaCCCAGCATTTGATGAAGACTCAGACTTCACTAACACTCCATTGCCGAGCCAGATGTTCACTGACATAGGCTCTTCTCATGGTCACGATCAAGATGTGGAGACATGGGCCGAAGAAACAATTGGGGACACACATCTAGGAAAAAGGAAGACTAAGATTGGTCCCGAAATGAGAAAAGGGAAGAAACCACGCACTGAGGAGGAGTTAGGTAGTGACGATACCACACCTGAGCCTAGTGGTGGTGAGGAcattggtgatgatgatgatgatgatgatgatgatgatgatgatgatgatgatgatgatggtgatggtgatggtgatgatgatgatgatgatggtgatggcaaTGATGGCAACGAAAGTGGTGGTTATCGTATATCTCCTACTATAAGGTTCACTGGGGAGGAGGACTTCACCCATACAACACAAGATACAGATCATGGAGCACCTACTTCACAACGACAAACAACATCGACAAGTCGACATGGTCGACAGGCCCCACTTGCATATGATGAAGATAGCTCCAACTCTGCCTCCAGTGGTCAGTACTACAACCCTTACAGTACTTCTCCCCCTGCAGGGGGCTTTCTGTGGCCACCACCAGGGGTGGTGAACCCGCCACTTCCGCAGGCAGTTGCAGCATTGCCTTATTTGGATTATCACGGCTACCTACCATATGGAGCTCCACAGTTGCAACATCACCCACCTACGTACGTGTATTTGCCACCAACAGACGAGCCGTATGAGGGACCACCGGGAGAGAGATTTGAGGACTGAAGAATGCAGGTACTTATCCTATCAACAGAAATTATCTATACGTTTTGCTTCCTCTACTTATTTAATTGATTtcacataaatatttaaatgcagAGAATATGCTACATGGATTATTCTGGACTATGCCTTTGCCTCTGTTGTATCTTTGGattgtaataattctaatggactttggatgtattgcgttctatgtgtggactttggacatgagttatgtgtaataattctaatggactttggatgtattacgttgtatgtgtggactttggacatgagttatgtgttaaatggtgtatttgtcattgttttgtggagttatatatatgttatgcattataaactgtcaatatacacataatcaggggaaattttgccaaaattttcaatttttccatATGTACACATCATTTTCTGTTAATTTGCATCATTTTACGGTGAcaaaaccgaaatttcggtcaaaATTACCGAAATTCCGGTCGGAgaaaccgaaatttcggtcggaatgcaacgaaatttcgtttttcGAATTCAAAAACACTTTTCGGTCGGAATTACCGAAATTTAGTGAAATTTCGCCCGAAATTCTGTTTCCGCCGGATGGCGGGATTCGGTCCAAAAACGAAAAGGAGAACCCTGGTGGCAACTGGCAACCCAAGGTTATGCGAGTCTCAAAAGAGCTTGCCATTCTGTCATAGCAGATATATTGGAAAAGACAAGCAGGCATCGCAAAACTTAGGCAGCCAGCTGATCCTGcgaaaaaatttgagttttggtactatagcatatttcgttgttatttgacaattaatgtttaattatggactaattaggcttaaaatattcatctcgtatgaaacaGTTATATTGTGTAACTAATTATTtctttcaactgcatttaatgcttcatgcatgtgtccgaagattcgatgtgacaagtaggaatttttttgggaactaaacatggccttaatAGCTTAGTTTTGGTGCCAAAGATATATGGACAACTTTTCAGTTTTGCCAGAACAGCTCCCTAACTTGAACCCATGGATGGTTAATAATTACTATTAATTCTTAGTAGCTGGCTTTGTGTTCTTTTGTCAAGCAAACATTTGGTTACCTCATTATGTGGACTGTCATGGCCTGATCTatgtaatatatagaaaaacCATGGATTAAGAAAAAGGTCATCTGGTTGTTGATGCTTATATAGAAGGCACTTTGATGCTATCAAAATGTTGGATGTGTAGCCTTCAATATTAAGATAAATCTACAAATATTTTTTATCCACTGTCGAGCACAAAAAACCTTGTATACTTGTTTGTTGTTTAATCCTAAACACTTAGTAAAAGGTTTACTTGTTTGGATTTGTATATGAAAACTTCTGTAAGATATAATGACTTGATTCTTATGTATTCTTAACTACGATTTGTTACTGTTTTATTTGGTTAGCAAAATTGTTTGTATTATGAATGATCTGGACGGATTTTTAACTATGTCACTGCCACGATTGAAAGGTACAAAACAATCTGGTGCATGATTATTCCGAGCTTTTAGTAGTACACTCCGCATAGTGAATTGTTGGTTTCACCAGGAATCACGACTCGTATCTAGAAAATGTAACAAAATTATGGACACAATAATACTCTGAGAAATGCTtgtttcagatttttttttctccaacaCGAATGCTTGTTTCAGATTGGTTTCAGGGAATCTTTGACCCTTATATCAGTCATGCAGGTGGAAGAGATCAATGTTAGTGTAGAAttttacacacacacacacaacgtAATCATAGCATCTCGAGTgaagaaaaagtaaaaaaaaagataactaGAGTTAGTTTGTTCTATTTGTAAATGTGCGCTTATTTGAGATAAATTTTAAACTCTAGAAGTGCACTTATcacaggacggagggagtacacttTGCACCAGTCTAGGGTATACCGCGCCATACTGTTCCTATCCTTTAGCTCCACCAGCGGTCCGAGTACACTCACATACCGGACAAGGTTCCTAGGCACATGCAGGAAGCATTTCGGAGTAAGGAAGCATAAGCCCACATAGTGTTAGGTACCATCTGTCCGAGTACACTCCATCTAGTTGCGAGGTAGGATTGAGCCCAGGGTGGCTCTCCTATtattcttcctcctcccacctCCTCTTCTCCCctttttcatcaaatttgtAGAAGGTTTACTATCTATGATGCGGAAATAGCTCTTCAGCACCCCAAAGATACTCTTAATTGTCACAGTAATAACTGTTTTGGGCACAAGTTTTTATTCTATCTTAAATTTTACATGATGGTAGATCTTATTCTCCGAGCCCTCAATGTTGGTGCACCACGGGTTGTGACGATGCTGCCGTTCCGTGCGGACCCGCGATCACGGAAGATCGGGAGTGGGACGGGTCCACATCACAGTTATTAGGCATGGACCGGCCGGTACGATCGGTTAAACTTAGAACCGGAGCCTCTGCCAGTTCGGTCCACATAAAAGACAGCCCATGCAATCGAACCGGGTTAAACCATTCGAACCGCCCGATTTTTTCAAAAACCGGTATAAAACAGGAGTAGCAACCGCGGTCGGACCGTCGAGTGGGTTCAAAAACCGGTATAAAAACAGGAGTAGGAACCGCGGtcggaccgtcgagtgggcgcGTGTCAAGCGAAGAAAGGGGGACGCACATGCTGGGTGGGAAATATTGTACAAAAATGGGTGAACGAGGGGATTCGAACCCAGGTTGGAGGCTTCTTAGTGGAGAAACATAGCACAACACCACGTTACAACTTGTGTAatataataaaagaaaaattggTCTCATAGCATCCAAAAATCATCATATCCGGAGAATACCATTAAAATTTTACCGTTTCGTAAAATAGCATCGAAAGAAGGAACATTCTTTGAAAATAGCATTCTGTCACGTTTTGGATCAAACACCGTCCGCTTCATCAACCTCCTCCCCTTCTCCACTCAAACTACTGCAGCCTGCCAGTCAGCCGCTTGCCtactccgcgcgccgccggtgcTCGAGGACAAAATGTGATAGAagaggtggcggcgccggacgaCGAATATCGGGAGCTGCTGCCCCTGCGCGTGGCGTCGTCCGGGTGTTGCGCCGGCGGTCGGGTAAAACGCGGGGTGCCGGCCCCGACCTTGCGCTGCCTTGCTCCGGCGAGCAGACGCACCTCCACGTCGTCCCCGTTCGCTCAAcagaggagaggaaggaggtgagCTCGCGCAGCCCTGGAGGACGGGGAGCGTCGGGCCTCCGGGAGAGCTCTCTGGCGCACGTCGAGGCGAGGCAGCGCTCGGAGCAGTCGGGCCGCCGGCGCTCGCGCGGCGCACGCGGATGCAGTCGCGGGGATGGGGACGCGGTGCTAGGCCTCGGCGCGCAGACACCGTCCCGAGTAGGCGTGCCCTGCAGCCAGCGCGGAAGCCGCTGTCGTTAGCAGGCACGGCCCTCCGTCTGCGCCGGATGCCGTCGCGAGCAGGGCCCATGGCCGCCACACCCGCCGCCAACGCCGCCATCTCCCACTCTCCATGCACGTCGCActcagcctcctcgccgccggggccTCCACGTGCTCACCGAGCAGGTGGTGCAGCTCGTGCTCGCCGGCgggcccggcgccggcgacccgcGCGTCGCCTTCGCCGATGGTGTCTTCGTTGACGCCTTGCTGAAGCTCAAGCCGGCCTTTTGGGAGGTCGCTGTGGGCCGTCTAGGTCAAAGACACGGGAGAGGCCGATGAAAAACGATGAGCAGGCGGCACTCAACTAGCAAGGAGAAGGTATGAGGTGGATGGTAGTTGACATCGTTTCCTCTTACCGTAACGAAATGCTAAGTTCGGGTAATGTTTTTATCTTTTGGTGATATTTTATGAGGGCTAACGTTTTTAATGGTATTTTAcggaaatcatcatcttttgatGTTATACAACTAATTTTCTCTATAGAAAAATTTAATTCTATTTGAACTCTTTTAAGGGCAAGTATTATAACCGGCTGGGAGCTGACGAAATCTGATGTGGCattgttgtcagtcgaaacccaccggcgagtagcgacgggcaacacgaagagccgggaggttgctagggcactagaggcactgctccctcgtcgacggcccgcaatttctgtcacgcgcccggaggatgtgtgaaaaccgggcgtgccacctgacctatacccgatcaggagggtgcagacgtgctccgaacagtttcctgcatacaaagacacgtgtaaacgtaagtccgagccgtggtcggctccccgggacgactcttgcatcggctttgaagagccgatcgagtcccggtgtcagatgggatctgattgtatccagatatggtaaataaagcaaataactataaaactgcttcaattaaatctaattgatctaatccacgatagtaacagcttcactgctagatcggaacatcctacacgtgactaggcctagcgaacataacagataactaaaccacaacccaaaacagaggcctaagaactagcaagagccgattcccggaacaatccctatcaaggctaagataaagcatctattacaccaccggatcatccaatccgtttgcaaggcctaacctagcagatattaagctaATTCTCGAGTATGAGAacaaccataacagatcggatctattagatagaaaagaaatagggtgttatctctacgcgactaactctatgcaacgagagcTAGCTTGAGATTAAGACATGATCGCAtaaagataacatgatattcgtagacaataagcaacgaaagcatgatgaatctactaaaagacatgctatgaacatcatgataactagtattactcgccatcaaaaacgcttcagtacgagtaataccaaggtaaaagcaagaacaatgctgccctgatcgaaagaagcgatcagggcagcatggcacttacttggatgaaaccctaggattaggggtggcgatgcgccgagaattgttgtttgcgagtcgtgatgatgttcttacgaataacaaaggatacatatttatagtccggagacttgggaaacaatctaaactaatcttgtcccgattggactctatctctaaccttgaactaaatctaaagatacatgccCCATGTGGCGCAgatgctcatgcaggagccgatttacaagccttcttcagtcttttgctttaagcccatcttgctttcggcccataaattaatcctgttaatttatggcgataacacatgcccccctgattttggcaatgataattccaaaaccaattCGTCGCTTCATCCTCCCGTTAATGTTCATTGATCACGCtgtaaccaccaaggaagacgcaacgtctctgcaactggctcctcgtagaatgtgaaactgccgatccgtcttccatcttttactATTTAACTTCACTCCacatcggctcttcttcacagcaaaactccttcttcttcccaaagccagtagcgcagaaaccaCCTCAATCCTCCAGCAGCCATGGCcgtctcttcttcctccagctccaactccttcggagactcctctttttcttcctcttccccttcttcttcctcttccctttccgcctcctccattgatcctatttcggagagccgagagccgacccccgagtgggacccaacagtAGCCTACGAGGCGCttgctcctctgcactgggatgcagaggagttcgacttcgggtagcctccgaggaggacgagcccgaaactgaaggagaggaagacctccagtccCTATTCCAGGAGGAACTAGAGAGCGGCGAAGACGATGCCTTttcctgggaaggagccgacgcctccgaagagatcggctctTCCTCTAGTGACGACATGGCGGCgggaggaaacccccaccaattcctcaaggccccctcggaggggagcgaagaaggaagcagcagcagcggcggcggacgaagcagcagcagtgccgaTGACAGCGGCGACGGTAGCAGTGCCGATGACAGCGGCGACGGTAGcagtgacgacgacga
This window contains:
- the LOC120695261 gene encoding uncharacterized protein LOC120695261; its protein translation is MPLHLAMLLDQKDGADVTFNVGGEIIVAHKIILAARSPVFQALFYGQMSETRMGHVTIEDMQPVIFKALLRFIYTGSLHGMGDDPDGDVNRDMLWHLLAAADRYAIDRLKLICQSILSKNLHVETVATTLALADQHNCDKLKEICIEFITTDNMNDVVATKVHNFGGISAKFRTMPDIVWEHGQKIRGGFKCKYCREEKSGGGATRFKEHLAHRGKDVKDCPSVPAEVKAFFSEQLDRNKARAKARAREKLLRDQSARGPHIDLEKEEGQGLDEDAELQAALHQSRQEYEFMQQAGPRYDRGGGSGCSSRPDRGSGGVGAGGGVGGSGGPLPSMFRRSQSQVPERVRDYHLGLSSGPRQQRIDTGPWTVKGRTSRELLGRAWAKACHAVGIPGRKVDDPYFKAAIVETQKQGVGIKIPSGREIDGKYLDENVKEIGKEIEKWKNEWDECGVTIMCDSWTGPMRNSVINFLVYSGGTMYFLKSINASDKIQDHQYLLKEIRAVVMKVEPHNVIQLVTDNGSNYKKACKIICHEFPTIAWQPCLAHTINLMLKDIGKWPEHDACIRSAQRICSWLYNSNSLHSMMREAIGGELVKWNVTRFGTNYMFLESMYRKKDQFMTWLVSPEFRRSRHFKSETGRYIYECITSLQWWANMEYVINDVEPLYMFLRFADTDKTPNLSEVTMEYQNMRQTYASKFSSDYPRFEKIMAVIDARMNTVMSSAIQNWMKLLRCSLT
- the LOC120674713 gene encoding secreted acidic protein 2-like, whose protein sequence is MRKGKKPRTEEELGSDDTTPEPSGGEDIGDDDDDDDDDDDDDDDDDGDGDGDDDDDDGDGNDGNESGGYRISPTIRFTGEEDFTHTTQDTDHGAPTSQRQTTSTSRHGRQAPLAYDEDSSNSASSGQYYNPYSTSPPAGGFLWPPPGVVNPPLPQAVAALPYLDYHGYLPYGAPQLQHHPPTYVYLPPTDEPYEGPPGERFED